A single Saccharomyces paradoxus chromosome II, complete sequence DNA region contains:
- the APM3 gene encoding Apm3p (Mu3-like subunit of the clathrin associated protein complex (AP-3)~similar to YBR288C): MYLSFYITDIKNKLVFQYLLGATAPSFKHLWTRVQSTCPQLLEDSSSDNYLDHAMVGRDLEVYKYFSVTNKLNYWCLASTSKSKGPLDCFTFLETIDRILLEYFDKDQLSIKKLVNNYDRISLIFNCCIEAGEPNVSDMLYVNKIKEAVPERSDLSKFISSTAHNLQQAVQLPQQRQQQLQQNQISRGSISLVENEEIVPWRTSRASKHENNELYVDLLERFHVVFEKKKSHLRLITGNIHGTVDVRSYLNDNPLVSVKLNTMGNDIGIPSLHECVEINDGVFSPSNIAFIPPDGKFRLLEYSVDLNSQVKQSGVRMNSIGLMSLHFQNGLGKDSDEFELSLNIENFKKVPQIDDLKLDLQFNVENADPSEVAYKIKILRNTHGRFENSIIMGQGQWIFDKSTATGTVPVLRGCIEYESAGPNDTRNIDLQTVSLEYSYLGQSASGIYVEAIDIISGLTIGKNTKLYKGAKYKTQTGDFQVRL; encoded by the coding sequence ATAGCAGTAGTGATAATTATTTAGATCATGCAATGGTTGGGAGAGATCTAGAGGtctataaatatttttcgGTCACAAATAAGCTCAATTATTGGTGCTTAGCCTCCACTTCCAAATCAAAAGGGCCACTTGATTGTTTTACCTTTTTGGAGACTATAGATCGTATCCTGTTAGAGTATTTTGACAAGGATCAATTGAGCATCAAGAAGCTTGTTAATAATTATGATAGAATCAGTTTGATCTTTAATTGTTGCATCGAAGCCGGTGAACCGAACGTCAGTGATATGCTCTACGTtaataaaatcaaagaagCTGTTCCTGAAAGATCGGATTTATCGAAGTTCATAAGTTCTACGGCCCATAATTTACAGCAGGCTGTGCAACTCCCACAACAAAGACAACAGCAGTTACAACAAAATCAGATTTCTCGTGGTAGTATTTCACTAGtcgaaaatgaagagattGTTCCCTGGAGAACCTCAAGGGCTAGCAAACATGAGAATAATGAGCTTTATGTGGATTTGTTAGAGAGGTTCCatgttgtttttgaaaagaaaaaatctcATCTAAGGTTGATCACTGGAAATATTCATGGAACAGTGGACGTAAGATCTTATTTGAATGACAATCCCCTAGTTTCAGTAAAGTTAAACACAATGGGGAATGATATAGGTATACCCAGTTTGCATGAGTGTGTTGAAATCAATGATGGTGTGTTTTCTCCCTCCAATATAGCATTTATACCACCAGATGGGAAGTTCAGACTATTAGAGTATTCCGTCGACTTGAATTCTCAAGTAAAGCAATCCGGAGTAAGGATGAATTCTATTGGCTTGATGTCGTTACACTTCCAAAATGGACTGGGCAAAGATTCCGATGAATTTGAGCTCTCAttaaatattgaaaatttcaaaaaagttcCACAGATTGATGACCTAAAATTGGATTTACAGTTCAATGTTGAGAATGCTGATCCAAGTGAAGTAGCATATAAGATCAAAATTTTGCGCAATACGCATGGCCGTTTTGAAAATAGCATCATTATGGGGCAAGGGCAATggatttttgataaatcaaCTGCTACAGGAACGGTACCTGTACTACGTGGCTGCATTGAATATGAAAGTGCTGGACCAAATGACACAAGAAATATTGATTTACAGACAGTCTCACTAGAATATTCGTATTTGGGACAATCAGCAAGTGGAATCTATGTAGAGGCCATCGATATCATATCTGGATTAACAATTGGCAAAAACACAAAACTGTACAAGGGTGCAAAGTATAAGACCCAAACAGGCGATTTTCAGGTAAGGCTGTAG